One Desulfatitalea tepidiphila genomic region harbors:
- a CDS encoding 3-hydroxyacyl-CoA dehydrogenase NAD-binding domain-containing protein has translation MVAITEAVSLEKQGEIALLWIDNPPVNALGHPVRKGMADGITMAMNDDDIKAIVVICKGRTFCAGADIREFGKPPLEPHLPDVLNTFDQCSKPIIAAIHGTAFGGGLETALSSHFRVAVPSAQFGLPEVKLGLLPGAGGTQRLPRLIGPEKALPMVATGNPIRADKALKEGVIDEIVAGDLAEGAIAFAQKVLAEKRPMRRVSTMTEKIDEARNKPEIFADYRKQLAKTARGFEAPEACVKAVEAAVHKPFAEGLKYERELFQQLMSGSQSAAQRYYFFAEREVAKIPDIPKDTPLIDIKKVGVIGAGTMGGGITMNFVNAGIPVTLVEAKQEFLDRGLGVIKKNYDISASKGKMTADDVSARMGLIKGTTHMEDLADVDLVIEAVFENMDLKKEIFSKLDAICKPGAILATNTSYLNVDEIAAMTQRPEYVLGLHFFSPANVMRLLEVVRAAKTSIPVLATAMAIAKKIKKIAVMVGVCHGFAGNRMFSQRRRESEKLILEGALPAQVDKVVYDFGFPMGPFQLYDLIGNDLGWSKETSTGDSIRDLICEQGRFGLKASKGYYNYDPGSRVPKPAPEVDQLIVEFSEKKGYKRRGISDEEILQRCIYPIINEGAKILEEKIAVRPSDLDVIWINGYGWPLYRGGPMFYADLVGLDKVLDVMKKFQAEHGDDFKPAALLEKLVKEGKKFASLN, from the coding sequence ATGGTTGCGATTACCGAAGCCGTATCATTGGAAAAGCAAGGGGAGATCGCCCTGTTGTGGATCGACAATCCCCCGGTCAACGCATTGGGGCACCCCGTACGAAAGGGCATGGCCGACGGCATCACCATGGCGATGAACGATGACGACATCAAGGCGATCGTGGTCATCTGCAAAGGCCGCACCTTTTGTGCCGGCGCCGATATCCGCGAATTCGGCAAACCGCCGCTCGAGCCGCATCTACCCGACGTGTTGAACACGTTCGACCAGTGCTCCAAACCCATCATCGCCGCCATCCACGGCACGGCTTTCGGCGGTGGACTGGAAACCGCCCTGAGTTCCCACTTCCGGGTCGCCGTGCCCAGCGCCCAATTCGGGTTGCCGGAAGTCAAACTCGGCCTGTTGCCGGGCGCCGGCGGCACCCAACGCCTGCCGCGCCTGATCGGTCCGGAAAAGGCCCTGCCCATGGTCGCCACCGGCAACCCGATCCGCGCCGACAAAGCCCTCAAGGAGGGCGTCATCGATGAGATCGTGGCGGGTGATCTGGCCGAAGGCGCCATCGCTTTCGCCCAAAAAGTCCTGGCCGAAAAACGGCCCATGCGCCGGGTCAGCACCATGACCGAAAAAATCGACGAGGCACGCAACAAACCCGAAATCTTCGCCGATTACCGCAAACAGCTGGCCAAGACCGCCCGCGGCTTCGAAGCACCCGAAGCGTGCGTCAAGGCGGTGGAAGCGGCCGTCCACAAGCCGTTTGCCGAAGGCCTCAAGTATGAGCGCGAGCTGTTCCAGCAACTGATGAGCGGCTCCCAGTCGGCGGCCCAGCGCTACTACTTCTTTGCCGAGCGCGAAGTGGCTAAGATTCCCGACATCCCCAAAGATACGCCGCTGATCGATATCAAGAAGGTGGGCGTCATCGGCGCCGGCACCATGGGCGGCGGCATCACCATGAACTTCGTCAACGCCGGCATCCCCGTGACCCTGGTCGAGGCCAAGCAGGAGTTTCTGGACCGCGGCCTGGGCGTGATCAAGAAAAACTACGACATCAGCGCCTCGAAGGGCAAGATGACGGCCGACGATGTCAGCGCGCGCATGGGCCTGATCAAGGGCACCACCCACATGGAAGATCTGGCCGACGTGGACCTGGTCATCGAAGCGGTCTTCGAAAACATGGACTTGAAAAAAGAGATCTTCTCCAAGCTCGACGCCATTTGCAAGCCGGGCGCCATCCTGGCCACCAACACCTCATACCTGAACGTGGACGAGATCGCGGCCATGACCCAACGGCCCGAGTATGTGCTCGGCCTGCACTTTTTCAGCCCGGCCAACGTGATGCGCCTGCTCGAAGTGGTGCGCGCCGCCAAAACGTCGATCCCGGTTCTGGCCACGGCCATGGCCATCGCCAAAAAAATCAAGAAGATTGCCGTGATGGTCGGGGTCTGCCACGGCTTCGCAGGCAACCGTATGTTCTCCCAGCGCCGCCGTGAAAGCGAGAAGCTGATCCTCGAAGGCGCGCTGCCCGCCCAGGTGGACAAGGTGGTGTACGACTTCGGTTTCCCCATGGGTCCCTTCCAACTCTATGACCTGATCGGCAACGACCTGGGCTGGAGCAAGGAGACCTCCACGGGCGATTCGATCCGGGACCTGATCTGCGAGCAGGGCCGCTTCGGTCTCAAGGCCAGCAAAGGCTACTACAATTATGACCCGGGCAGCCGAGTTCCCAAACCCGCGCCCGAAGTCGATCAACTGATCGTCGAATTTTCAGAGAAAAAGGGATATAAACGCCGGGGGATCTCCGACGAAGAGATTCTGCAGCGTTGTATCTACCCGATCATCAACGAGGGGGCAAAAATTCTGGAAGAAAAAATCGCGGTGCGGCCGAGCGACCTGGATGTCATCTGGATCAACGGCTATGGCTGGCCCCTGTACCGCGGCGGCCCCATGTTCTATGCCGACCTGGTCGGACTGGACAAGGTGCTCGACGTGATGAAGAAGTTCCAGGCCGAACATGGCGATGACTTCAAACCCGCCGCCCTGCTGGAAAAACTGGTCAAAGAAGGGAAGAAATTCGCTTCCTTGAACTAG